From Sporolactobacillus pectinivorans:
CTCTTCAGGCTTGTAATACTCAGCAATGCCGGAAACGACCTGCCGCTTTTCATACCCAAGATCCAACTGCAGCTTCAGCAATTTGTCGGCTTTTTTCACCTTTTCCACTTCAAGAACTTCCGCAACACGAAGGTCTATTTTTTGAAAACTATCGAGATCAATTTCTTCCGGAGCCTTTACCTTCGATTTTTTCTCCTTATTGCCATTCGGCTTAGTGCCTGTTGCGCCGCGCATCTGCGACTTGATATAGGCTACCTCCTCGTCAATTTCAAGGCGCGGAAAAATCGGATCAGCCTTGTGAACGGTCCAATCACCTTTATTAACGGCGAAATCATTCAGCGTATCCCACGCCCTGTCAACCTGATCCGTCACACCGAGCTGGCGAAAAATTTCAGCCGGTGTCGACGTGAAGAAGGGCTGAATCAGAATTGATACCGAGCGGATGGTATTGACTAAATGGGCCAGAACAGAATCCAACTCCGCCTTTTTGGCATCTTCCCGGGCAAGAATCCATGGCTGCGTGTCGTCAATATATTTATTGGCCTGGCCGATCAGCTTCCAAATCGCAGTCAGAGCTACAGAAAACTGCAGATTTTCCATTTGTTCTTCGACGGTTGATACTGTTTCTGAAAGTGTGTCTTCCAAAGCTTTGTCAAAAGCCGTGACCTGTCCTTCATAAGCCGGCACATTTCCCTTGCGGTACTGTTCCACCATAGCCACCGTCCGATTCAGCAAGTTGCCGAGATCATTGGCGAGATCAAAGTTAATCCGCTCCACAAAAGCTTCTGGCGTGAACAAACCGTCCGAGCCGAACGGCACTTCGCGCAGCAGATAATAGCGCAGAGCGTCAAGACCATAGCGATCGATCAGCGGCTCGGGATCGACAACATTGCCCTTCGATTTGGACATTTTGCCGTCTTTCATCAGCAGCCAGCCATGACCGAACACCTTTTTCGGCAGCGGCAAGCCGAGCGCCATCAGAATGATTGGCCAATAGATCGTATGAAAACGAACAATTTCCTTGCCAACGAGGTGAACATCCGCCGGCCAGAATTGTTTGAATTTTGTTTCGTCATCAGAACCATAACCGAGCGCTGTTATATAATTAATAAGCGCATCCAGCCATACGTAGACCACATGCTTCGGATTGTTCAGAACCTTGATTCCCCATGTATAAGAGGTCCGCGAAACCGCCAAATCTTCCAGTCCGGGTTTGATGAAATTATTGATCATTTCATTTTTCCGTGACTCCGGCTGAATAAAATCCGGATGCTCTTCATAATACTTCAAGAGACGTTCTGCATATTTGCTCATCTTAAAGAAGTAACATTCTTCCTTGACCTTTTCCACTGCGTGGCCACTGTCCGGGCTTTTCCCGCCAATGATTTCGCCTTTTTCATTCTTCTCAATATCTACAAGCTGTGAAGCCGTATAGTACGTTTCATCCGGAATGCTGTACCATCCCTCATACTCACCCAGGTAAATATCGCCCTGATCCAGAAGCTGTTTGAAAATCTTCTGAACAACTTTAGTATGGCGTTCCTGCGTCGTCCGGATAAAGTCATCATACGAAATATCAAGCTTCTTCCAAAGTTGTCTGATCTGCGCAACCATATTGTCGACATAGGCGATTGGCGTGACATTCTTTGCTTCAGCTTTTTCTTCAATCTTCTGGCCGTGTTCATCGGTGCCTGTCAGAAACATGACATCGTAACCGCGCAGTCTTTTGTAACGGGCCATTGCATCGCCCGCCACCGTTGTATACGCATGGCCGATATGTAACCGTCCGCTTGGATAGTAAATGGGTGTTGTTATATAAAATGATTTTCTCTCTTCTGTCATAAAGCCTGAACAGCCTCCTTAATCATGCGCCCTTCCTTTTTTAACGCTACCTAAAAAAACTATAAGGTTCACGTGAATGAATGTCAAGAAAACGCTAAATCCTATAACTGCGCGATCCGGAGCCGTTGTAAGCATTTTCTCAACGCCTGTAAATCGCCGATATTAAAAAACCAGGCTTCTGCTTCACCGGCCTGATTTCAAGATTCTTCAATGTGATGATAGATTCGGTAAACGTCGCGTTTCGGCAGCGAACGGTCGACTGCCGCTTGCTTGATCGCTTCTTTGAGCGTCAGTCCCCCGGCGTCCATATAACGTGCGACATGCTCCGGGATATTCAGTGTCTCCCACCATAGATCTTCGGGTTTTTTTTGTGCTTCCGGGCAACCCTCGACAACCAGGCAGAACTCTCCCTTCGGCTGCCCGCTCCGGTTCAAAAAAGCAATCAGCTCTTCGAGTGTCCCTCTAACAAAGGTCTCATATCTTTTGGTCAGCTCCCGTGACAATGAAATCCTGCGATTCCCGAAACTTCTTTTCATGTCTGTCAGCGTGTCGAGTACACGATAGGGCGACTCATAGAAAATCAACGTGCAGGGAATCCTGCTTAGATCAGTAAGTGCCTGTTTCCGTTCTTTTTTCGGCCTCGGGAGAAATCCATAAAACAAAAAATGATCTGTCGGCAGGGCAGACGCAATCAGACTTGTAATCGCGGCGTTCGCGCCCGGCAGCGGAACAACAGTGATCTGCCGGACAGCACATTCAGCCGCAAGGTCGGCTCCCGGGTCCGAGATGCCCGGTGTTCCGGCATCGGTGACAAGTGCCACGCTTTTCCCTGCTTCCAGCTCAGCAATCAGTTTTTTACCGCTGGACTTTTTATTGTGCTCATGGTAGCTGACCAGAGGCACATGAATGTCAAAATGCGTGCACAGCTTCATCGTATGACGTGTATCCTCTGCGGCAAGAATATCCGCTTTTTTTAACACATTAAGGGCCCGGAAAGTGATGTCGTCCAAATTGCCGATCGGCGTTGGAACAAGATAGAGCGTCCCCATGCTGTTATTTTCCTGAAAGCTTTTCTGTTCCCACATCGGTTCCGCCCCCTTGTATCAATGCCTCTTTCTTTTCCCTTGGTAAGTGCTTAATTGCCCATTCCCGCCGCAGCGCCTCAGATTTGCCTGGAAATGTTTCTTCGTAGACAATGCGTAACGGTTTATGGCTCCGCGTATACTTTGCACCTCTGCCGCTGCAGTGCAATGCAAACCTTTGCCGCACATCCACAGCATAGCCCGTGTATAAACTGCCGTCTGCGCATTCCAATATGTAAACACTGTAGTTTTTCATTGGTTCAGCCACACATCCTCCGTATAGTGCCCGTCTGCTCCATACACAGTAATCGGAGGCAGAACAGCGAGACCGGGACGTCCGCCCTTCGTGCCCTCAACAAGCACCATGTTGGCCGGTTTGCCGATCTTCGGATGAACAAACTGCAGCCTTTTAGGTTCCATGCCTTCCCGGTGCATGCCGTCCAGAATTTCGACCAGACGTTCCGGACGGTGTACCATCGCGAACTTCCCACCCTGCCTCAGCAGTTTGCCTGCAGTTTCCAGTACATCCGTAAGCTTAATCAAAATTTCATGGCGTGCGATCGCAAGGTGGCGGTTCAATTTCAAATCGCGGGCTGCTTCTTTGTTAAAATAAGGAGGGTTGCAGGTCACTACATCGCAGCAATGACAACCCGTTTTCTCAGGCAGTGCCTTTGCATCCCCGCATATAAAAGCAACCCGTTTTTCCAGATGATTGATCACGGCGCCGCGTTCAGCCAAACTACAAACCTCCGGCTGAATGTCTATGCCGGTAATATCACCTTTTGTCCTCTGTGAAAGCAAAAAAGGAATGACACCGTTTCCGGAACACAGATCAACAAGCCTGCCGTGCTGAATCGGGACATACACAAATCGCGCAAGCAGAACAGAATCCAGAGAGAATGGAAAAAGATCATTCGATTGTATAATCTTAAGATCCGTATTAAAAAGGTAATCGACACGCTCATTCCGGCTGATGCTTTCCACACTCATTCCCCGCTATTCTGAAAGTGCACGATAATGACGAAAAAAAGCCAGTAAGACAAGACGATCATTTTCAGCCGTGACATCACAAGTGTGCTATTCGTCATTTTTTATTCAGGAATGACAGACAGAACAGGCAGTCCCCATCCTTGCGAACACTGCCGTAATGTAAGTTGCAAATGTGGAAACCCTCTTTGTAGAGTCTGGCCAGATTATCATAGCCTTCACCTACGCCTGATGCCGAGAGTGATGAATCAGGTTCTGGCTTGGGCCCCTCATCCTGCCGGCTGGCCATTTCATCTGTTTTGATCCGCTCTCTTAAATTATGATTTTCAAGAGTCAGGTTCTGGTTTTCTTCCAACATTTCCGTCAGTTGGGCCTTCACGGTACCGAAGTCTACATAAACCTGACCAAGCTGTTCTTCCAAATGACTGATCTGTGAGAAAAGATCCTTTTTCTCCAAGCTCATTCACCTCTTATTCGGCGGGAGAAATAGCCCCTTCTTCAATTAGTTCATCCAATGTATAGTCAACGACTTTATTCTGATCTTTTAATTCAATCTGAACCAGATGTTCCAGAATGTTTAACCCAACTACCCGGCCGGGTCCGTAATGGACATTAATCTCTTCACCCAAATCGGGAAGCGCTTTTTTCGCCGACTCATACTGATCATTTTCATATTTAAGGCAACACATCAGGCGCCCGCAGACACCGGAGATTTTTGCCGGATTGAGTGACAGGTTTTGATCCTTAGCCATTTTAATAGAAACCGGTTCAAAATCCCCGAGAAAGGTCGAGCAACACAACATGCGGCCGCACGGGCCGATACCACCCAACATCTTTGCCTCGTCACGAACGCCGATCTGGCGCAGTTCGATTCTGGTTTTGAACACTGCGGCAAGGTCCTTCACAAGCTCACGAAAATCAACCCGCCCGTCTGCAGTAAAGTAAAAAATAATTTTATTTCGGTCAAATGTATATTCAACATCCACCAATTTCATTTCCAAATGGTGGCTGTAGATTTTTTGAAGGCAAATATCCATGGCCGCTTCTGCGTCCTCTTTGTTTTTGCGTACTTGCAACTCATCTGATTCCGTAGCAACCCGGATCACCTTTTTCAACGGCAGTACAACGTCATCCTCGTCCACCGTTTTTCGGTTAATGACGACCGTGCCGCACTCGACACCTCTTGTCGTTTCCACGACTACCTGAGCATCTTTGGACACTGCCAGCTGTTCGGGATCAAAATAATAAATTTTTCCGGCCTTCTTGAAGCGAATGCCAACAATATCGTATTTCATCCTTAACGGATACCTCCTAACCTGATCACCAGTCGTTCAAGAACGCTCAATCCGTTTACATGGGCATCCAGCTGCTTCCGGGCTTCCAGAATCAGTGCCATGGACTGAAGCACCTGATCCGGAGACATGCGGATTACCAGGTTTTTGAGCACTTCAACCTGATCATCGTAAATCACCGCTGCATCAGAGCGGCCCAATTGCAACGATAGAGCGTCCCTGTACCAGAACAGCAACAAATCCAAACCAATGGTCATTCTTTGAATACTATCGAAATTGGGAGAAAACTTTTCATAAATAAAAGGCAAAACAGGTTCGGAAGAATTATTCATACTCTGGACTAATTGTAACACTTGCGAACGCGCTCCCGCAAACCATGGATCCGTGCATAAATCGGCAGCTTCTTCAGCATTATGCGTCAATTCAGCGGCAAGCCGGGACAGCTGGTGTGGCTGATCAACCTCTTCCAGCCCCTTTTCCACTGCCCGATCAGACAACGGTTTAAAAGTCAATACCTGACACCTCGAGATGATCGTGTCAAGTAGCTGGTGAATATGGTCCGCAGTCAGCAGTGCCAAGGTCCCAGTGTGTGGCTCCTCGATAAACTTCAGCAGGCTGTTTTCTGCCTGAATCGTCATCTTCTCTGCTCCTTCAATGATGAAGATCTTTCGGCTTGATTCCACACCATGTAAAGCAAATTCCTTCATCAGATAAGCAATCTGCTCTTTTTTAATAGCCGCCGCGCCTTCATCAGGACTGACCCGGATGACATCGGGATGGTTCCCTGAGGCAATCCGTCGGCAGTTGCGGCATTGCTGGCAAGGTTCGCCGTTTTTCGGCGTCTCACAGAAAATTGTCTGCGCCAGCAGCAAAGCAGCCTGGCGTTTTCCCGTCCCCCGGGGCCCCTCAAGCAAATAGGCATGAGCCAGTTCACGCCTTTGCAGTGCATGCTGCAGAACCCGCGACACAATCTGCTGCTGTTTCGTTAAAGTCTTCCAATCCATGCCGGCCATCTTCTCACTCACTAACTAAGCATGTTCTTATGGGCAGCTTCTCCCAGTATTACCAGGGTCAAACATAAAGGTTGATCAGCATACCCCTGATTTCATCCAGGTGATCTAGAAGCCCCAGCTCATCTTTATTTTTATCCAATAAGTTGTCGGTCAGAGCAATCAGCTTCTGGTCAATAGTCTTGATTAGGGTCTGCCGCACCCCGCCCCGCTGCCATGAGCGCGATTGTTCCGACTCCAATCCCGCATGGACAGCTTCCTGTATAAAAGCCTGAACATATTTTTTATAAATCTGCACATCATGAACCGTTCGCGAGACAGAAACCTTTTGAGCCTGTTCATCCACTTTATTCAGTAGCTCTTTCAGGGCATCCATTTTCATGGAAGCTTTCTGTCCCGCTAATGTGCTTTCAAACGAAACGGGAACCCTGGCGACAGACGATCCCTGTTTCAGAACCGGATCCTTCATGCCGGATCCCCGGCTGATTTTAATCCCCATCGTTATCTCTCCTCCGGA
This genomic window contains:
- the metG gene encoding methionine--tRNA ligase yields the protein MTEERKSFYITTPIYYPSGRLHIGHAYTTVAGDAMARYKRLRGYDVMFLTGTDEHGQKIEEKAEAKNVTPIAYVDNMVAQIRQLWKKLDISYDDFIRTTQERHTKVVQKIFKQLLDQGDIYLGEYEGWYSIPDETYYTASQLVDIEKNEKGEIIGGKSPDSGHAVEKVKEECYFFKMSKYAERLLKYYEEHPDFIQPESRKNEMINNFIKPGLEDLAVSRTSYTWGIKVLNNPKHVVYVWLDALINYITALGYGSDDETKFKQFWPADVHLVGKEIVRFHTIYWPIILMALGLPLPKKVFGHGWLLMKDGKMSKSKGNVVDPEPLIDRYGLDALRYYLLREVPFGSDGLFTPEAFVERINFDLANDLGNLLNRTVAMVEQYRKGNVPAYEGQVTAFDKALEDTLSETVSTVEEQMENLQFSVALTAIWKLIGQANKYIDDTQPWILAREDAKKAELDSVLAHLVNTIRSVSILIQPFFTSTPAEIFRQLGVTDQVDRAWDTLNDFAVNKGDWTVHKADPIFPRLEIDEEVAYIKSQMRGATGTKPNGNKEKKSKVKAPEEIDLDSFQKIDLRVAEVLEVEKVKKADKLLKLQLDLGYEKRQVVSGIAEYYKPEELVGQKIIVIANLKPVKLRGEISQGMLLAGEANGKLKVATVAGSLPNGTKIR
- the rsmI gene encoding 16S rRNA (cytidine(1402)-2'-O)-methyltransferase, giving the protein MWEQKSFQENNSMGTLYLVPTPIGNLDDITFRALNVLKKADILAAEDTRHTMKLCTHFDIHVPLVSYHEHNKKSSGKKLIAELEAGKSVALVTDAGTPGISDPGADLAAECAVRQITVVPLPGANAAITSLIASALPTDHFLFYGFLPRPKKERKQALTDLSRIPCTLIFYESPYRVLDTLTDMKRSFGNRRISLSRELTKRYETFVRGTLEELIAFLNRSGQPKGEFCLVVEGCPEAQKKPEDLWWETLNIPEHVARYMDAGGLTLKEAIKQAAVDRSLPKRDVYRIYHHIEES
- a CDS encoding GIY-YIG nuclease family protein; translated protein: MKNYSVYILECADGSLYTGYAVDVRQRFALHCSGRGAKYTRSHKPLRIVYEETFPGKSEALRREWAIKHLPREKKEALIQGGGTDVGTEKLSGK
- a CDS encoding tRNA1(Val) (adenine(37)-N6)-methyltransferase, encoding MESISRNERVDYLFNTDLKIIQSNDLFPFSLDSVLLARFVYVPIQHGRLVDLCSGNGVIPFLLSQRTKGDITGIDIQPEVCSLAERGAVINHLEKRVAFICGDAKALPEKTGCHCCDVVTCNPPYFNKEAARDLKLNRHLAIARHEILIKLTDVLETAGKLLRQGGKFAMVHRPERLVEILDGMHREGMEPKRLQFVHPKIGKPANMVLVEGTKGGRPGLAVLPPITVYGADGHYTEDVWLNQ
- the yabA gene encoding DNA replication initiation control protein YabA; translated protein: MEKKDLFSQISHLEEQLGQVYVDFGTVKAQLTEMLEENQNLTLENHNLRERIKTDEMASRQDEGPKPEPDSSLSASGVGEGYDNLARLYKEGFHICNLHYGSVRKDGDCLFCLSFLNKK
- a CDS encoding PSP1 domain-containing protein, with the translated sequence MKYDIVGIRFKKAGKIYYFDPEQLAVSKDAQVVVETTRGVECGTVVINRKTVDEDDVVLPLKKVIRVATESDELQVRKNKEDAEAAMDICLQKIYSHHLEMKLVDVEYTFDRNKIIFYFTADGRVDFRELVKDLAAVFKTRIELRQIGVRDEAKMLGGIGPCGRMLCCSTFLGDFEPVSIKMAKDQNLSLNPAKISGVCGRLMCCLKYENDQYESAKKALPDLGEEINVHYGPGRVVGLNILEHLVQIELKDQNKVVDYTLDELIEEGAISPAE
- the holB gene encoding DNA polymerase III subunit delta', with protein sequence MDWKTLTKQQQIVSRVLQHALQRRELAHAYLLEGPRGTGKRQAALLLAQTIFCETPKNGEPCQQCRNCRRIASGNHPDVIRVSPDEGAAAIKKEQIAYLMKEFALHGVESSRKIFIIEGAEKMTIQAENSLLKFIEEPHTGTLALLTADHIHQLLDTIISRCQVLTFKPLSDRAVEKGLEEVDQPHQLSRLAAELTHNAEEAADLCTDPWFAGARSQVLQLVQSMNNSSEPVLPFIYEKFSPNFDSIQRMTIGLDLLLFWYRDALSLQLGRSDAAVIYDDQVEVLKNLVIRMSPDQVLQSMALILEARKQLDAHVNGLSVLERLVIRLGGIR
- a CDS encoding YaaR family protein, with product MGIKISRGSGMKDPVLKQGSSVARVPVSFESTLAGQKASMKMDALKELLNKVDEQAQKVSVSRTVHDVQIYKKYVQAFIQEAVHAGLESEQSRSWQRGGVRQTLIKTIDQKLIALTDNLLDKNKDELGLLDHLDEIRGMLINLYV